From one Marmota flaviventris isolate mMarFla1 chromosome 1, mMarFla1.hap1, whole genome shotgun sequence genomic stretch:
- the Lrrc75b gene encoding leucine-rich repeat-containing protein 75B, producing MGARLGRRAGPEAGSEAEAAAGGGPAPYERRVRWLREIQSTLRERRPERARQLLRLLRQDLGLEGTLLTDILYRNVAFLNLVDPISHDLLVNLARDLQCPKKDYELWKSSDKICRQLIYHLTPHSKRQRGPSVPRKKTQNCLKSGLQKTLLAGETVDLSGIPLSVRDVQHITRYLGSHGAGLSVLDLSFTELSDELLHLLLPSLWTLPCLTQLLLNGNRLTRAAARELTEAIKDTTKFPALAWVDLGNNVDVASMPQPLLVGLRRRLSQRTSLPTIYEGMDLDPGDSVSGTIAITSTWGSAAAEPGSEPQSCCTR from the exons ATGGGGGCGCGGCTAGGCCGGCGGGCAGGGCCCGAGGCGGGCTCCGAGGCCGAGGCAGCGGCGGGCGGCGGGCCCGCGCCCTACGAGCGCAGGGTGCGCTGGCTCCGCGAGATCCAGTCCACACTCCGCGAGCGGCGTCCGGAGCGCGCCCGGCAGCTGCTGCGCCTCCTGCGCCAG GACCTGGGCCTTGAGGGGACCCTTCTCACAGACATCCTCTATAGGAATGTGGCTTTCCTCAACCTGGTGGATCCCATCTCCCATGACCTGCTTGTGAACCTGGCCCGGGACCTACAGTGCCCCAAGAAG GATTATGAGCTCTGGAAGTCCTCGGACAAGATATGCCGGCAGCTCATTTACCACCTCACCCCTCACTCCAAGAGGCAGAGAGGGCCCAGCGTGCCCCGGAAGAAGACACAGAACTG CCTCAAGAGTGGCCTCCAGAAGACTCTGCTGGCAGGGGAGACGGTGGACCTATCAGGCATCCCGCTCTCAGTGCGAGATGTGCAGCACATAACACGCTACCTGGGCAGCCACGGGGCTGGGTTGTCAGTGCTGGACCTGAGCTTCACGGAGCTGAGTGATGAGCTTCTGCACCTGCTGCTGCCCAGCCTGTGGACACTGCCCTGCCTCACCCAGCTCCTGCTTAATGGCAACCGGCTGACACGGGCTGCTGCCCGGGAACTCACTGAAGCCATCAAGGATACCACCAAATTCCCCGCATTGGCCTGGGTGGACCTGGGCAACAACGTGGATGTGGCCTCCATGCCCCAGCCCCTATTAGTTGGCCTGCGCCGACGGTTGAGCCAGCGCACCTCACTGCCCACAATTTATGAGGGCATGGACCTTGATCCTGGGGACAGTGTGTCTGGGACCATTGCCATTACCTCTACCTGGGGCTCTGCAGCTGCTGAACCAGGGTCTGAACCCCAGAGCTGCTGTACTAGGTGA